From Chloroflexota bacterium:
TTTGAGCGCCACGGCGAGGCCGCCCAGATCCACGATGCGGCCCATGCCTCCCTGATTGTGCGAGTACTCGATTTCCTGGCGAAAGCCGATTGACCGCAAAACTGCCAACATCGGCGCATCCGGCGGCATCTCAAGGTCGATCCACTCCGCTCGCTGCCGGACTGCCTCAGCTACAAGCGCTCGGATGAGACTTGATCCGGCAGTTGCCGCAGCTATCCCAGGCGCCACGAACTCATACGGGCGTGTATACCACATAGATGCCGAGCGCCATCCATGCTCACCCAAGGCGTATGCGACCGGTTGACCATTCTCTTCTGCGACCAGAATGCGGCTCGGCTCTTGAAACCACTCTTCCGTGGCATCACGCCAGGGCAGGAATGCACTTTCTGACCGCTTGGCGGCCCCGTTTCGCCCGCGAGTCTCCTCAGTGTAGATAGCCAGGAGCGCTTTCTCGTCAGCTTGCCTGGCTTCACGCACCGGCGACAACTCGCCTAATGCTTCAGCCGCTTGCGTTCTTACTCGTATGAGACTTTTCGCCGGCAGCACGGTTGCGTAGCCAATGCGGTGGTAGAAGCCAGGGATTCCAAAAAGAATCGAGACCAGATACCCTTCCCGGCGCATATACGCAACGGTATCTTCCATGAGCCGCCGCCCATAGCCTCTGCCACGGTGCGCAGGACTAACCCGGACGCTTGCCACTCCTCCCATGCGCACCCACGTTGATCCCAAGCGCATTTCCCGGTCCTCGATGGTTAGCCGGGCTACCTCTTCACCGTCTGCAACCAGGGCTAATTTCTGGCGATTCCCCTCTGGCGTAGACCGCAGTGACGTCTCCATGTGAGTCCTCCCAAACCTCTCCCGACCTGCGCCGGCAGCTATCTCAGCGGGAACCTCTTGGGGCAGTGCTGTCTCATGCCGGCATGCTGAGGGCACACCATAATCTCTGTACGCGGACCCTTTGCCGTATTGGACCTTGCCCTTTACGGTGCCAAGACATTTTACCCGCCTGGAAGCAAGGTTACTAGCAGGAGATTGACTTGGATTCTGGCTGAGAAAAGATAAATTAAAAGACTATAATCATCATCTTCATAAGGCCTGTTGAGAGTGGGGAAAAGGCCAGAAATCGCTGCGCTGGGGCGCTGTGGCAGGCAGGATAAGTTCATGGGAAAACAGTCTGAATTGCTGGGAAAAACCGCGAATCCAGGAGAGAGTATGGGGTATCTTTCGCAGGTGGGGAAAAGCCCCAAACTTCTCCCCAAGGTTTAGTACGGCACAGGGCGCGATTAGCGCCTTTTAACCGGAGATTGTCAGTGTTTAACTCACCAAACGGTCAAGTAGTCTGGAAGGCGGATTCTTGGCTCTAGACCTAGGATATCCCCATTTCGGCTAATTTATCCACTGGTTTAGGGCGAGTTATCCACAGCAGGGCGTTCTTGGGCGCTCATCGGCAAAGAACATTGGATTATGTAGAGGCAGTAGTCCACTTATGTCAGCACTTTCTAATTAAGTGCTGAATTCGGAGTGGGGATTGCGGACTCTTCGAAGGATTCCAGGTGGCGATACTTCTCTATATACGCATTGACGGTCATTACGACGGTAGCGTGGCTCCAGGTAAGCGGAGAGACACTGAGAGGCGCGTTTGTAAAGGGATGAACCTGTTCGGCGAGACAGCCGCTCTCAAGGCGTCGTTGCTCCACCCAAAGCAGGACTTCCTTTGCAGGCTGTAGTTCTTCAAGTGAGGTCGCTTTCGCGATGTACCACTCCGCCAGCCAGAGGGTACAAATGAACCACGGGTTCCCAGGAACGACGGCAATATTGTTGCTAATTTGATGGTAGTAGTCGTTCTCGTACCGCGCGATGCCACCCACATCGGTCTTCACCCACAAGCGCTCTCGTACCGTCTCCATCATCTTGACCACCAGCGGATCGTCAGGCTCGAGCATGCCGAAATACCAGAGGGCGTAGGTCGCGCTGTCGATGGTCGTGTCATGGCGAACGGTACCGTCGGGCAGAGGCGTTACCATGCGGGAGAAGAGGCCGGTGTCGGGATTTATCATGTGCGTGAGAGCCGCTAGCTTAAGTTCCTCCGCGGTACGGCGGTAACTGTCGGTATAGGTGCTCTCGCCAAACGCCTCCGTAAAGTTAGCCGCTGCCTGGAGACCGGCATAGACGGTGGCTACCGTATGCGCGTGAACCCCGTGGCGTTCTTCCCAGAGATCGTACGACGGTACCGGCAGGCCGGTGGTAAGGTCGCGGTAGAGGCTCATGAACTGGGCGGCGGGCTTAATGAAGGACGCATAGAACGGCTTTACAAACTCTACGTCCCAGTACTTCTCAAAGTGCTGCCACAGCGCCCAGATAACCAGGGCGGTCTCGTCCTCCTGGATCGGGTGCTGGCGGGAACCGTCCGGCGCCGCCCAGGGATGCCAGGAGGAACCGACCGATCCATCCGGATTATACTTGTGCATCATGTAGCCCTGGGGCGTGATGGTGCGCAAGCAGAAGCTGAAGAAGCGGCGCGAAATCTCGCCATAACCGGCGCGGCTCAGCGCGTACGCAACCAGCGCGCCGTCGCGCGGCCACATGTAGGAGTAGGTGTCGCGGCCGAACTGGGCAATGTCGTTATCGTTGGCGGCCAGAATCGCGCCCTCGTGGTCCGTTTGGGTCTGGATCGTGAGGAGACTCCGATTGAAGAGCGCGCCAATTTCGGGCGGCAGGTCGGCTAACGAAAAACCCTCTTTGCGCACCCAATGCCGCCAGTACTCCTGCGTGCGGTAGAGCACCGCCGCGGGCCCCACCTGGCGGATGTGGCGCTCGATGTCTTCCACAGCCATAGCATCAGAGCCGACTGCCATCCAGTAGTAGACGGTAGCGGATTCGCGCGCGGGAACGGTAACGCATATCGCGCCGGTACTATCCACAGAGCCTTGCGCGATTGGGTTTCCTTCCAGGCGGCCGTCCTCGGCATCGCGCCAGGTGCCTTCCAGCCCGCCAACGTTCTTGGTGCCGGTCGCGTATGAATCCAGGCCGATGTCGGTCCCACTCATCGCGTTCATCCAGAAGAAGGTCTTGCCCTTATAGTGAATGAGCGCACGGTGGCGCGGATCGTAATATGCCGTGTCCCCAATGCTGATACCGCCGAGAGAGAAGTTATGGTGGAAGAAGAGGCGCACCTCGCGCTCGGAATCCGCCTGGTTCTCCACCGTTATGCGCCGCAGGAAGACATTCCGGCTATAGTCAACGGCATCGTTGAGGTTGAGCTTTATGCGGAGGCGGTCGTTCTGCGCCGTGACGTCGGTGACGAGCGTATCTTCCTTGTACCGCAGCGACTTCTGCCAGGACCGGTCGTGGATCCACGCGAAAAGTCCATCCACCCAGACGCCGAATTGGAAAGGGTGCCCCTGTGCGTGGTCCTCTTGCCCGACGTGGGGGTAGTACACGTCACGGATACGGTAATCGCTATCGAAGCAGACGAGCAGGCGGCCGTTTCCTACTGGTAAGTCACGTGGCATGTTCTACAGCCTAAGCAACAGATGATGAGGCGATACCAACAAATCAAGGGTTTTCACGCAATGCCCGCGCGCCACCGTGAACGCGCCGGCAAACCCCGCCGGGAAAACGCGACTGCACCGGCGGTGAATTCGCAGAATTCGGATAGAGCGATTCTTGCCGGGGTGTTCCCAGCCTGACGACTCCCATTGTACAGACCAATGCGCCACACGCAACCTTGGCGCGTCTGCAAATGACCTGCAACCGAAATACCTCTTGCGCCATGCTATCATGGGATGGTGTTGCGTCTCGCCGGGGCGCATGGTGCGGCGCGAAACGAGGCGGGACGCGAAGAGGGCGACAGCCCTGCCTTCACCTGCGTATTCACGCAATCGACAGCCGTCGGAGCCTTGGTAGGCGGGCTAAGCGATGCTGGCAGCGCAGGCTCTGCAGCCTGCAAGCGGGATACCCTCTGGGACAAATGTACACGAAGAGAGAAGATGAATACGAGTATGGAAGCGTCCGTGCGCGGTACAAGCGTAGTGCAAGATCTCGTAGATGCGCCGGTTCTGCGCGCCCTGGCGGCGCATTTTGCGGAAGCCGGGTACGAGCTCTACCTGGTCGGCGGCTCGGTGCGGGACGCGCTGCTGCACCGCCCGACCCACGACCTGGACCTGGCTACCGATGCCCATCCTCCCGAAATTAAGCGGCTGCTTGCGCTTGCGGGGCCGGACTCCCGTTACGACGTGGGGGAGAAGTTCGGCACCATCGGCGCGACCTTTGGCGAATGGGTGGTGGAGATTACAACCTACCGCAGCGAACAATATGCCTTCGCCAGCCGCAAGCCCGCCGTTACCTTCGGCACGAATTTGGAGGACGACCTGTCGCGGCGCGACTTCACCATCAACGCGATTGCCCAGGAACCGGCTGCCGGCGGCATGCTCGATCCCTTTCACGGGCTACAGGACTTGCAGCGGGGCCTTATCCGCGCCGTGGGAGATCCTGCGGAGCGATTTCAGGAAGACCCGTTGCGCATGTTGCGGGCGGTGCGGTTTGCGGCAGAACTCGATTTTCGCATCGATCCGGCTACCCGCGAGGCACTGCAACAGCAGGCTGGCGCGCTGGAGCACGTGAGCACGGAACGTATCGCCGCCGAGATGACCCGCATGCTCACGGCGGACCAAACAGTGGTTGGACTCGAAATCCTGTGCGACTCCGGCCTGGCGTCATACGTTATCCCTGAGCTGCTGCCGCTGCGCAGTACTGGCCAGGACGGGCGCCACAAGGACGTGTTCGGCCATACACTCAAAGTCGTGGAGAACGTGCCCGCCACGCCGGTGCTGCGCTGGGCGGCGCTGCTGCACGACATCGGTAAGCCGAAGACGAAGACGGTGCAGGACGGCAAGGTGCACTTCTTCCGGCACGAGATGGTGGGCGCGCGCATGGCGCGGCGCATTCTGCGGCGGTTGCGCTTCGACCGGGAAAGCAGCGAGCGCATTCAACGTCTGGTGGCCGAACACCTGCGTCCAAACCTCTACACGCCGGAGTGGACCGACGGTGCGGTGCGCCGCTTCCTGCGGGAAACGGAAGGCGTCACGGACGATCTCTTCGCCCTCTCCCGCGCCGACATTACCAGCTACCGCCGCTCCCGCGTGGAGGCGGGCGTGGCGCGCGTTAACCACCTGGAAGCCCGCTGCCGCGAGCTCCAGGCCCAGGAAGACGTGGCGCAACTCAAGAGCCCGCTGGACGGCAACGACCTCATGACCATGTTCGATCGCAGCCCGGGGCCTTGGATCAAGCCGATCAAAGATCATCTCCTCAACCACGTCATCGACGGCGACCTGGGTCAGGACGATACGGAAACTGCTGCCAGACTAGCGAAGGAGTTCGCGGAAAAGCACCCGGAAGTACTTGCGGAATGAGGCGGTACTGCAGGCGCGTGGTAGCGTCAATGAGCACATAGCCTCCCTGGCGTGGCAACATGTACAAGCGTGTGATACATTGTACAAAGTAGTATACACACTAGGAGGGGAATGGTGGCAAGTCTCCGCACAGTCAAGGCGTCTGAAGCGCGACAAAATCTCAGTGGTCTGATCAATGAAGTCTTCGACCGGAAGAACCGGGTTATTATCGAACGAAGCGGCATCCCAGTGGCCGCTGTCGTTTCTCCAGCCGACCTTGCCTATCTTGAGAAGATGGAGGCAGAAAGAGAAGAACGATTCAGGGTGCTCTCCGAGATGCGAGAGCCTTTCGAAGGTGTGCCTAGCGAGGAGATCGAGAGTGAAGTTGAGCGCGCGATTGCGGAAGTGCGCCGAGAGAAACGGGCCAAGGCGAGTGCTGGCGAGAGCACGTGATTCTTGCCACGTTGGATACGAATGTCCTAGCGTCTGGTGCGCTTGACACACGTAGTGCCGTGGCGCAGGTAATCGAAGCGTGGTTTCGCGCTGAGTTCGTCGCCGTTCTCTCTCCTTACATACTCGGCGAGCTAGACAGCGCGCTGATGAAACCCTACTTTGCGCGACGCTTGCGCGCAGAATCTATTGCGAGATACATTGCGCTTGTGCGCCAATTTGCCAGGGAAGTTCCCGTTACAGATTCCTTTCCCAAGGTCGCTTCCCACCCAGAAGATGACCGTGTGCTTGCAACGGCGGTGAATGGGATGGTTGACTACTTGGTTACCGGCGATAAGGGCCTGCAGGTGCTAGGCAAATGTCAGGAAGTTACCGTTCTCAGCCCGCGAGAATTCCTGCGTGTCCTCATTGGGCAATCGTTGCGTTGAGATAGAGAAGCAATGGCGACTGAGTATCGAAATAGTACGACAATCGCTGTAGCAGGTATTCGGGAGAAAGTTCTGCCCGTGCTGCGCCGGCACGGCATAAAGCGCGCGGGTATCTTCGGGTCTGTCGTGCGGGGTGAGGCTACGCCGGAAAGTGACGTCGATATCCTAGTAGAGCTTGACAGTCAGGCAAGCTTATTCGACTTTATCGGGATTAAGCTTGAACTTGAAGAGGTCTTAGAACGACGGGTTGATCTAGTGCAGTACGCTGCCATAAAGCCGCTCCTGCGCGACCGCATACTTAGCGAAGAGGTGCCTCTCGTATGAGTGAGGAGCGGGACGTCGGTCTATTCGTGCAGGACATGCTGACGAGCATTGAAAAGGTAGAGAGTTACCTTGCCGGCGTGGACGCAAATGGCTTTGAAGGGGACTCTCTTCTGCA
This genomic window contains:
- a CDS encoding GNAT family N-acetyltransferase, with the protein product METSLRSTPEGNRQKLALVADGEEVARLTIEDREMRLGSTWVRMGGVASVRVSPAHRGRGYGRRLMEDTVAYMRREGYLVSILFGIPGFYHRIGYATVLPAKSLIRVRTQAAEALGELSPVREARQADEKALLAIYTEETRGRNGAAKRSESAFLPWRDATEEWFQEPSRILVAEENGQPVAYALGEHGWRSASMWYTRPYEFVAPGIAAATAGSSLIRALVAEAVRQRAEWIDLEMPPDAPMLAVLRSIGFRQEIEYSHNQGGMGRIVDLGGLAVALKETLGERMRSSGLEGSFGKVAFVCDAERAEMEIGAGCTITINLPQENLLQLLMGYRTLGELRLEFPSCVAEQDVAIVDILFPGGHPYMWNLDHF
- a CDS encoding glycoside hydrolase family 15 protein, translated to MPRDLPVGNGRLLVCFDSDYRIRDVYYPHVGQEDHAQGHPFQFGVWVDGLFAWIHDRSWQKSLRYKEDTLVTDVTAQNDRLRIKLNLNDAVDYSRNVFLRRITVENQADSEREVRLFFHHNFSLGGISIGDTAYYDPRHRALIHYKGKTFFWMNAMSGTDIGLDSYATGTKNVGGLEGTWRDAEDGRLEGNPIAQGSVDSTGAICVTVPARESATVYYWMAVGSDAMAVEDIERHIRQVGPAAVLYRTQEYWRHWVRKEGFSLADLPPEIGALFNRSLLTIQTQTDHEGAILAANDNDIAQFGRDTYSYMWPRDGALVAYALSRAGYGEISRRFFSFCLRTITPQGYMMHKYNPDGSVGSSWHPWAAPDGSRQHPIQEDETALVIWALWQHFEKYWDVEFVKPFYASFIKPAAQFMSLYRDLTTGLPVPSYDLWEERHGVHAHTVATVYAGLQAAANFTEAFGESTYTDSYRRTAEELKLAALTHMINPDTGLFSRMVTPLPDGTVRHDTTIDSATYALWYFGMLEPDDPLVVKMMETVRERLWVKTDVGGIARYENDYYHQISNNIAVVPGNPWFICTLWLAEWYIAKATSLEELQPAKEVLLWVEQRRLESGCLAEQVHPFTNAPLSVSPLTWSHATVVMTVNAYIEKYRHLESFEESAIPTPNSALN
- a CDS encoding HD domain-containing protein, translating into MNTSMEASVRGTSVVQDLVDAPVLRALAAHFAEAGYELYLVGGSVRDALLHRPTHDLDLATDAHPPEIKRLLALAGPDSRYDVGEKFGTIGATFGEWVVEITTYRSEQYAFASRKPAVTFGTNLEDDLSRRDFTINAIAQEPAAGGMLDPFHGLQDLQRGLIRAVGDPAERFQEDPLRMLRAVRFAAELDFRIDPATREALQQQAGALEHVSTERIAAEMTRMLTADQTVVGLEILCDSGLASYVIPELLPLRSTGQDGRHKDVFGHTLKVVENVPATPVLRWAALLHDIGKPKTKTVQDGKVHFFRHEMVGARMARRILRRLRFDRESSERIQRLVAEHLRPNLYTPEWTDGAVRRFLRETEGVTDDLFALSRADITSYRRSRVEAGVARVNHLEARCRELQAQEDVAQLKSPLDGNDLMTMFDRSPGPWIKPIKDHLLNHVIDGDLGQDDTETAARLAKEFAEKHPEVLAE
- a CDS encoding type II toxin-antitoxin system prevent-host-death family antitoxin, whose amino-acid sequence is MVASLRTVKASEARQNLSGLINEVFDRKNRVIIERSGIPVAAVVSPADLAYLEKMEAEREERFRVLSEMREPFEGVPSEEIESEVERAIAEVRREKRAKASAGEST
- a CDS encoding putative toxin-antitoxin system toxin component, PIN family codes for the protein MILATLDTNVLASGALDTRSAVAQVIEAWFRAEFVAVLSPYILGELDSALMKPYFARRLRAESIARYIALVRQFAREVPVTDSFPKVASHPEDDRVLATAVNGMVDYLVTGDKGLQVLGKCQEVTVLSPREFLRVLIGQSLR
- a CDS encoding nucleotidyltransferase family protein, with amino-acid sequence MATEYRNSTTIAVAGIREKVLPVLRRHGIKRAGIFGSVVRGEATPESDVDILVELDSQASLFDFIGIKLELEEVLERRVDLVQYAAIKPLLRDRILSEEVPLV